In Candidatus Zixiibacteriota bacterium, one genomic interval encodes:
- a CDS encoding ATP-binding protein, with the protein MAHRIVITGAPASGKTELFDRLSADDRFRSFTFLPELARRLLVENPGFRTDRETFHREIYRRQVDREDALGGGSFITDRGTVDAFAFHPETAALVGTTIEREFARYDAVVHLGSAADLGPGYYRTDTVRLETIDEALQIEQAIQSVWKAHPGYAYLPAHVTYEKKYEEFLGVMLALAGITNGLDNLNAHSSV; encoded by the coding sequence ATGGCACACCGAATTGTTATAACGGGGGCGCCGGCATCCGGAAAGACCGAGCTGTTTGACCGGTTGTCCGCCGACGACCGCTTCCGGTCGTTCACTTTCCTCCCCGAACTGGCGCGGCGGCTACTGGTCGAAAACCCCGGTTTCCGGACCGATCGAGAGACCTTTCACCGAGAAATATACCGTCGGCAGGTCGACCGTGAGGATGCGTTGGGTGGCGGAAGTTTCATAACCGACCGGGGGACAGTCGACGCCTTCGCATTTCACCCTGAGACGGCGGCATTAGTGGGTACTACCATCGAGCGCGAATTCGCCCGTTACGACGCCGTCGTCCACCTCGGATCGGCCGCCGATCTGGGACCCGGCTACTATCGGACCGATACGGTCCGACTGGAGACAATCGATGAAGCGCTTCAGATCGAGCAGGCTATCCAGTCGGTTTGGAAAGCGCATCCGGGTTATGCGTATCTCCCTGCTCACGTCACCTACGAGAAGAAGTACGAGGAATTTCTGGGGGTAATGCTTGCGCTCGCCGGTATAACCAACGGACTTGACAATCTGAACGCACATTCGTCCGTATAG
- a CDS encoding DNRLRE domain-containing protein yields the protein MRGDPGTRCGAGIAIALLVVAILAACDDRIKDSDTGQAPLVTRSFPITDDAMVSSAVPGGHYGGGQLQVSTIVYSDGLTYITNTLIGLPPLPDSVMPDQIVIATLVLRFAGAEDSLPFAIAAHRIVRAWMEDSVTWSNAPPFDPANLSVGHVTGGTVSLNVLGAYIDPLAYGVALTSSSPEQWFYSSEDPLPARRPVLVVTYRESE from the coding sequence GTGCGGGGAGATCCGGGGACGCGGTGTGGGGCAGGTATCGCCATTGCTCTGTTGGTGGTGGCAATACTTGCGGCGTGCGATGACCGGATAAAGGACAGCGATACCGGTCAGGCGCCGCTGGTCACACGGTCGTTCCCAATCACTGATGATGCCATGGTGTCCTCGGCCGTCCCTGGCGGCCACTACGGCGGCGGCCAGCTTCAGGTCTCGACCATCGTGTACAGCGATGGTCTGACCTATATCACTAACACCCTGATCGGGCTCCCACCATTGCCGGACTCGGTTATGCCCGACCAGATCGTTATTGCCACGTTGGTGCTTCGCTTTGCGGGCGCTGAAGACAGCCTGCCGTTCGCAATTGCCGCCCATCGTATTGTACGCGCGTGGATGGAAGACTCCGTCACGTGGTCAAATGCTCCCCCCTTTGATCCAGCCAACCTTTCGGTTGGCCATGTAACCGGTGGCACGGTGAGCCTGAATGTGCTGGGGGCCTATATCGACCCGCTCGCGTACGGGGTTGCCTTGACCAGTTCCAGTCCTGAGCAGTGGTTTTATTCAAGCGAGGATCCGCTGCCGGCGCGCCGGCCCGTGTTGGTCGTAACCTATCGTGAGAGCGAATAG
- a CDS encoding helix-hairpin-helix domain-containing protein, giving the protein MADKRRLRDLVSVGKAIEQDFHLLGVFEVKQLAACNADELFGRLQQLTGCRQDPCVLDTFNAAIAQAKDPNLPDEQCRWWYWSRLRKNRQK; this is encoded by the coding sequence ATGGCTGACAAGAGAAGGCTTCGAGACCTCGTATCTGTCGGCAAGGCAATCGAGCAGGATTTTCACTTGCTGGGCGTTTTCGAGGTAAAGCAATTGGCGGCGTGCAATGCCGACGAGCTCTTCGGGCGCCTGCAACAGCTCACGGGCTGCAGACAGGATCCGTGCGTGCTTGACACCTTCAACGCCGCAATAGCTCAGGCAAAGGACCCCAATCTGCCCGACGAGCAATGTCGCTGGTGGTACTGGTCGCGCCTTCGCAAGAACCGTCAGAAGTGA
- a CDS encoding DUF4440 domain-containing protein, producing MIAKLLRAVTLAVLLPITPAPAQVGPPAPDDRGQIENRIATVQDGIAKRDVERIVAALADSVVVTSEGRTVRGRANARQLLMLLSTRMVEVSFDMKTAILRVTDTTAFHAGSFSYTLEFPMGGSFSRSGTFAADWLRVAENDWRVIQLVATPEPPSAPPR from the coding sequence ATGATTGCGAAGTTGCTGAGAGCGGTTACACTCGCTGTACTATTACCGATCACCCCCGCGCCCGCACAGGTGGGCCCGCCGGCGCCGGACGATCGCGGCCAGATCGAGAATCGGATAGCCACCGTACAGGATGGAATCGCCAAGCGCGATGTCGAGCGTATCGTGGCGGCACTCGCCGACAGTGTTGTCGTTACGTCCGAAGGCCGCACCGTACGCGGTCGCGCCAACGCCCGTCAGTTGCTGATGTTGCTGTCGACCCGGATGGTCGAAGTGTCTTTTGACATGAAGACCGCCATCCTCCGCGTCACCGACACCACGGCGTTTCACGCCGGCAGTTTCTCCTATACGCTCGAATTTCCCATGGGAGGCTCTTTCTCACGATCGGGGACATTTGCGGCCGACTGGCTGCGAGTCGCTGAAAACGACTGGCGGGTGATCCAGCTGGTGGCGACTCCCGAGCCTCCGAGTGCACCACCCCGATGA